One stretch of Candidatus Sulfotelmatobacter sp. DNA includes these proteins:
- a CDS encoding sigma-54 dependent transcriptional regulator yields the protein MKLTVLVVDDELLIRKSLAKVLRARGYAVELASTGAEGLEKAGKLRPQVMILDMRLPDTDGLTVLRQVRSLDPLLQVIVITAYGDVQSAVEAMKLGACDFVRKPYEMEDIALAVQSAGQNFRQATELDLYRRQAWRHYSGEEIIGRSAPMLAVRDLIDKVVRSKATSVLITGESGTGKELVARAIHYRGDRAQAPLMEVNCSSFHEGLLENELFGHEKGAFTDASDTKKGLVELCDGGTLFLDEVADMSLPTQAKLLRFIDHRNFKRVGGAQDISVDIRIVAATNKDLESEVRGGRFRSDLYFRLKVVSIHIPPLRERGGDILLLARHFVREFARKFQKQFHDLTEDAAHRLSAYSWPGNVRELRNLIERIVLLEEGSMLEEHHLPAEWSERRIARLERISIPETLELPTLAQIEADHISEVLKLTSGNKSRAARILGISRQGLIEKLRRLRLEEGAVERQVH from the coding sequence ATGAAGCTCACCGTGCTGGTGGTGGACGACGAGCTGCTGATCCGAAAGTCGCTTGCCAAGGTGCTGCGGGCCCGCGGATACGCGGTCGAGCTGGCGAGCACCGGCGCCGAGGGCCTCGAGAAGGCCGGCAAGCTGCGACCGCAGGTCATGATCCTCGACATGCGCCTGCCCGATACCGACGGGCTGACGGTGCTGCGTCAGGTGCGTTCCCTCGATCCGCTGCTCCAGGTGATCGTGATCACCGCCTATGGCGACGTGCAATCCGCGGTCGAGGCGATGAAGCTGGGCGCCTGTGATTTCGTTCGCAAGCCCTACGAGATGGAGGACATCGCGCTTGCGGTCCAGTCGGCCGGCCAGAATTTCCGGCAGGCGACCGAGCTCGATCTCTATCGCCGCCAGGCGTGGCGCCACTATTCGGGCGAGGAGATCATCGGGCGCTCGGCGCCGATGCTCGCGGTGCGCGACCTGATCGACAAAGTGGTGCGCAGCAAGGCCACGTCGGTGTTGATCACCGGCGAAAGCGGCACCGGGAAGGAGCTGGTGGCGCGGGCCATCCACTATCGCGGCGATCGCGCCCAGGCGCCACTGATGGAGGTCAACTGCTCCTCGTTCCATGAAGGCCTGCTCGAAAACGAGTTGTTCGGGCACGAGAAGGGCGCCTTCACCGACGCCTCCGACACCAAGAAGGGCCTGGTCGAGCTGTGCGACGGCGGCACCCTGTTCCTCGACGAGGTCGCCGACATGTCGCTCCCCACCCAGGCCAAGTTGCTGCGCTTCATCGACCACCGCAATTTCAAGCGGGTGGGCGGCGCGCAGGACATCTCGGTGGACATCCGGATCGTGGCCGCCACCAACAAGGATCTCGAAAGCGAGGTGCGGGGCGGGCGCTTCCGCAGCGATCTCTATTTCCGCCTCAAGGTGGTCAGCATCCACATTCCGCCGCTTCGGGAGCGCGGGGGGGACATCCTGCTGCTCGCGCGGCATTTCGTGCGCGAGTTTGCGCGCAAGTTCCAGAAGCAATTCCACGATCTCACCGAGGACGCGGCCCACCGGCTGTCGGCTTACTCCTGGCCGGGGAACGTGCGCGAGCTGCGCAATCTGATCGAGCGCATCGTGCTGCTCGAGGAGGGCTCGATGCTCGAGGAGCATCACCTTCCGGCCGAGTGGTCGGAGCGGCGCATCGCGCGACTCGAGCGCATCTCGATCCCCGAGACTCTCGAGCTGCCGACCCTCGCTCAGATCGAGGCCGACCACATCAGCGAGGTGCTGAAGCTCACCTCGGGAAA